From one Dermacentor variabilis isolate Ectoservices chromosome 3, ASM5094787v1, whole genome shotgun sequence genomic stretch:
- the LOC142575521 gene encoding macrophage migration inhibitory factor homolog, translating into MPTLTINTNLPASSIPNDFLKTTANVVAASLGKPLSYVVVHISPGQLMSFGATDEPCAIANLYSIGCLSPKENKKHSAALFEHIEKVLGIKGNRMYINFIDLPATDVGYSGKTFAG; encoded by the exons ATGCCAACTCTTACGATCAACACAAATCTCCCCGCAAGCAGCATTCCGAACGACTTTCTGAAGACGACAGCGAACGTTGTGGCGGCCTCTTTGGGAAAACCGCTCTCG tATGTTGTGGTGCACATCAGTCCTGGCCAATTGATGTCATTTGGAGCCACTGACGAGCCATGTGCCATTGCAAACCTGTACAGCATTGGCTGCCTCTCTCCAAAGGAGAATAAGAAGCATTCAGCTGCTCTTTTTGAGCACATTGAGAAAGTATTGGGCATCAAAGGGAACAG AATGTACATCAACTTCATTGACCTGCCAGCAACAGATGTGGGCTACAGTGGCAAAACTTTTGCTGGATGA
- the LOC142575524 gene encoding uncharacterized protein LOC142575524, translated as MADFLLERELPNLKVAVDSNTLLETDNDDCMDLDENTKTERGADITEPPQIVVPARIADRARKSSDEMAADDVDDPEAYMVQYAELYRSLGVDPRRPGGTRLNAVHVRGVTDMATEDVLEYFKDYSPASVDWINDYACNVVWQQNQDAARALEELSRPLLVKPKVREGRDSPTLESKPPAICVSPLNRTEQTTAASSIIRQQSAETGAGDGSEEVVVMSDDEFADDAGPSEPPAAKNTAAEREELDVSEVGVPVPPGEWRRAVRPHPKAKMLLLRFSNKYDKKMPGAEKHSDFYKKYGNPNYGGMTGLISNSRKRRMREAKSASFALGSARSMDTEDDSDRGRSLLGARQRAVKRMRMRMYADEEEEKQRRGKRPGALGTPTPPTPWSTPGNSPTSDEETFSRSLSISVSGSSVWDRLSGGRANLFTRQDHEDVDEYGDDEQDRFPVPRRSRYVDLDDPSLRDDYDPTDDSYGASGYGDDFEFEGRSGHGSRRGVHTRRDDEDDEGDDEDARRLLSAVRMPGTDLRSKLEKLRQSRSAPERMNPLRISVSNEAP; from the exons atggcCGATTTCCTGCTTGAGCGCGAGCTGCCCAACCTTAAGGTTGCCGTGGACAGTAACACCTTGCTGGAAACTGACAATGATGATTGCATGGACTTAGACGAGAACACGAAGACGGAGAGAGGCGCCGACATCACGGAGCCGCCGCAGATCGTCGTGCCCGCACGAATCGCCGACCGCGCTCGCAAGAGTTCAGAC GAAATGGCAGCAGACGACGTGGACGACCCTGAAGCCTACATGGTCCAGTATGCAGAGCTGTACAGGAGTCTTGGCGTTGACCCCAGGCGCCCCGGAG GAACAAGACTGAATGCTGTGCATGTCAGGGGTGTGACAGACATGGCCACCGAAGACGTGCTGGAGTACTTCAAAGACTACAGCCCTGCATCTGTTGACTGGATCAATGACTATGCTT GTAACGTGGTCTGGCAGCAGAACCAAGACGCTGCCCGTGCTCTGGAGGAGTTGAGCCGGCCACTTCTGGTCAAACCCAAGGTCCGGGAAGGACGCGATTCGCCCACCCTGGAATCAAAGCCCCCTGCCATCTGTGTGTCGCCACTGAATCGGAccgagcagacgacagcagccAGCAGCATCATCCGTCAGCAGTCGGCCGAGA CTGGTGCGGGAGACGGAAGCGAAGAAGTTGTGGTGATGTCGGACGACGAATTCGCCGACGATGCGGGCCCATCCGAGCCACCTGCCGCCAAGAACACTGCGGCAGAGCGTGAGGAGCTGGACGTCTCTGAAGTTGGGGTTCCAGTGCCGCCCGGAGAGTGGCGCCGAGCTGTCAGGCCACACCCTAAGGCCAAAATGCTACTCCTGCGCTTTTCAAACAAGT ATGACAAGAAGATGCCTGGAGCAGAGAAGCACAGTGACTTCTACAAGAAGTATGGGAACCCTAATTATGGAG GAATGACTGGCCTCATCAGCAACTCCAGGAAGCGCAGAATGCGGGAGGCAAAGAGTGCTTCTTTTGCGCTTGGCAGCGCCAGGTCCATGGACACTGAag ATGACAGTGACCGAGGTCGCTCCCTCTTGGGGGCCAGGCAGCGAGCAGTGAAACGGATGCGCATGAGGATGTACGCTGATGAAGAGGAAGAGAAGCAGCGGCGTGGGAAAAG GCCTGGGGCTTTGGGCACACCAACACCTCCCACGCCGTGGTCGACGCCAGGCAACTCACCGACCTCGGACGAGGAGACCTTTAGTCGGTCCCTCAGCATCAGCGTCAGTGGCAGCAGCGTCTGGGACCGGCTGTCTGGCGGGCGAGCGAACCTGTTTACCAGGCAGGACCATGAAGATGTTGACGAGTATGGGGACGACGAACAAGACAGATTTCCGGTTCCCAGACGGTCACGCTATGTTGACCTGGACGACCCAAGCTTGCGAGACGACTACGATCCCACCGACGACAGCTACGGTGCCAGCGGCTACGGCGACGACTTTGAGTTTGAGGGCAGGTCAGGTCACGGGTCTAGAAGGGGTGTCCACACCCGGAGAGATGATGAGGATGACGAAGGCGACGATGAAGACGCGCGTCGGCTTCTGTCAGCCGTTCGAATGCCCGGCACGGATCTGCGGTCCAAGCTAGAGAAGCTGAGGCAGAGCCGGTCAGCACCGGAACGTATGAACCCACTGCGAATTTCCGTGTCCAACGAGGCACCTTGA